A single window of Mustela erminea isolate mMusErm1 chromosome 4, mMusErm1.Pri, whole genome shotgun sequence DNA harbors:
- the PAQR8 gene encoding membrane progestin receptor beta isoform X1: MPHPGCHREPRFLVCHQVRSAAPAAMTTAILERLSTLSVSGQQLRRLPKLLEDGLPKMPCTVPETDVPQLFREPYIRTGYRPTGHEWRYYFFSLFQKHNEVVNVWTHLLAALAVLLRFWAFAEAEALPWASTRSLPLLLFILSSITYLTCSLLAHLLQSKSELSHYTFYFVDYVGVSVYQYGSALAHFFYSSDQAWYELFWLFFLPAAAFCGWLSCAGCCYAKYRYRRPYPVMRKLCQVVPAGLAFVLDISPVAHRVALCHLAGCQEQAAWYHTLQILFFLVSAYFFSCPVPEKYFPGSCDIVGHGHQIFHAFLSVCTLSQLEAILLDYQERQEIFLQRHGPLSVYMACLSFFFLAACSAVTAALLRHKVKARLTKKDS; encoded by the coding sequence gtcCGGTCGGCCGCGCCGGCAGCCATGACGACCGCCATCTTGGAGCGCCTGAGCACGCTGTCGGTGAGCGGGCAGCAGCTGCGCCGCCTGCCCAAGCTCCTGGAGGACGGCCTTCCCAAGATGCCCTGCACCGTCCCCGAGACCGACGTGCCCCAGCTCTTCCGGGAGCCCTACATCCGCACCGGCTACCGCCCCACGGGCCACGAGTGGCGCTACTACTTCTTCAGCCTCTTTCAGAAGCACAACGAGGTGGTCAACGTGTGGACCCACTTGCTGGCCGCCCTGGCTGTGCTCCTGCGATTCTGGGCCTTCGCCGAGGCCGAGGCCTTGCCGTGGGCCTCCACGCGCTCGCTGCCCCTGCTCCTCTTCATCCTGTCGTCCATCACTTACCTCACGTGCAGCCTGCTGGCCCACCTGCTGCAGTCCAAGTCGGAGCTCTCGCACTACACCTTCTACTTCGTGGACTACGTGGGCGTGAGCGTCTACCAGTACGGCAGCGCCTTGGCCCACTTCTTCTACAGCTCCGACCAGGCCTGGTACGAGCTCTTCTGGCTCTTCTTCTTGCCCGCAGCTGCCTTCTGTGGCTGGCTGTCTTGCGCCGGCTGTTGCTACGCCAAGTACCGCTACCGGAGGCCTTACCCGGTCATGAGGAAGCTCTGTCAAGTGGTGCCGGCGGGGCTGGCCTTCGTCCTAGACATCAGCCCGGTGGCCCACCGTGTGGCCCTGTGCCACCTGGCTGGCTGCCAGGAGCAGGCGGCCTGGTACCACACCCTCCAGATCCTCTTCTTCCTGGTCAGCGCCTACTTCTTCTCCTGCCCGGTTCCTGAGAAGTACTTTCCGGGTTCCTGTGACATCGTGGGCCATGGGCATCAGATCTTCCAtgcctttctgtctgtctgcacGCTCTCTCAGCTGGAGGCCATCCTTCTGGACTACCAGGAGCGGCAGGAGATCTTTCTGCAGCGCCATGGCCCCCTGTCTGTCTACAtggcctgcctttctttcttcttcttggcgGCCTGCAGCGCTGTCACCGCAGCGCTTCTGAGACACAAAGTCAAGGCGAGACTGACAAAGAAAGATTCCTGA
- the PAQR8 gene encoding membrane progestin receptor beta isoform X2 translates to MTTAILERLSTLSVSGQQLRRLPKLLEDGLPKMPCTVPETDVPQLFREPYIRTGYRPTGHEWRYYFFSLFQKHNEVVNVWTHLLAALAVLLRFWAFAEAEALPWASTRSLPLLLFILSSITYLTCSLLAHLLQSKSELSHYTFYFVDYVGVSVYQYGSALAHFFYSSDQAWYELFWLFFLPAAAFCGWLSCAGCCYAKYRYRRPYPVMRKLCQVVPAGLAFVLDISPVAHRVALCHLAGCQEQAAWYHTLQILFFLVSAYFFSCPVPEKYFPGSCDIVGHGHQIFHAFLSVCTLSQLEAILLDYQERQEIFLQRHGPLSVYMACLSFFFLAACSAVTAALLRHKVKARLTKKDS, encoded by the coding sequence ATGACGACCGCCATCTTGGAGCGCCTGAGCACGCTGTCGGTGAGCGGGCAGCAGCTGCGCCGCCTGCCCAAGCTCCTGGAGGACGGCCTTCCCAAGATGCCCTGCACCGTCCCCGAGACCGACGTGCCCCAGCTCTTCCGGGAGCCCTACATCCGCACCGGCTACCGCCCCACGGGCCACGAGTGGCGCTACTACTTCTTCAGCCTCTTTCAGAAGCACAACGAGGTGGTCAACGTGTGGACCCACTTGCTGGCCGCCCTGGCTGTGCTCCTGCGATTCTGGGCCTTCGCCGAGGCCGAGGCCTTGCCGTGGGCCTCCACGCGCTCGCTGCCCCTGCTCCTCTTCATCCTGTCGTCCATCACTTACCTCACGTGCAGCCTGCTGGCCCACCTGCTGCAGTCCAAGTCGGAGCTCTCGCACTACACCTTCTACTTCGTGGACTACGTGGGCGTGAGCGTCTACCAGTACGGCAGCGCCTTGGCCCACTTCTTCTACAGCTCCGACCAGGCCTGGTACGAGCTCTTCTGGCTCTTCTTCTTGCCCGCAGCTGCCTTCTGTGGCTGGCTGTCTTGCGCCGGCTGTTGCTACGCCAAGTACCGCTACCGGAGGCCTTACCCGGTCATGAGGAAGCTCTGTCAAGTGGTGCCGGCGGGGCTGGCCTTCGTCCTAGACATCAGCCCGGTGGCCCACCGTGTGGCCCTGTGCCACCTGGCTGGCTGCCAGGAGCAGGCGGCCTGGTACCACACCCTCCAGATCCTCTTCTTCCTGGTCAGCGCCTACTTCTTCTCCTGCCCGGTTCCTGAGAAGTACTTTCCGGGTTCCTGTGACATCGTGGGCCATGGGCATCAGATCTTCCAtgcctttctgtctgtctgcacGCTCTCTCAGCTGGAGGCCATCCTTCTGGACTACCAGGAGCGGCAGGAGATCTTTCTGCAGCGCCATGGCCCCCTGTCTGTCTACAtggcctgcctttctttcttcttcttggcgGCCTGCAGCGCTGTCACCGCAGCGCTTCTGAGACACAAAGTCAAGGCGAGACTGACAAAGAAAGATTCCTGA